The Bacteroidales bacterium region CAATTTGACAGCCTGGCATTCAATTTTAATGATACCGCATCTTTTGCCCCGCTGATCTGGCTCGACAGCGCCCGCCGCAATTTCGACCAGGTTACTTTCGGACTTTACACCGTTATAGGAGATGTACGTCAGGGCACTGAGCATTACAACGGGGAATTCCACGAAGCCCTTAATTCCCTCAGCGCGTTGCTGAGCGCCGGATTGCTCGGGATCGACAAAACCAGCCAGCACAGCCATAATTTTGTAAAAATGGCCCAGAATTATTTCAACAGTGATACCAGATGGAACATTGTGATGAACAACACCAATCCGGAAGTTGCCCTGGCGGGGGGCGGCTATGGACGCGACTGGTGGTATGATGTTTATCCCAATGTATTGTATTATGGCGTGGCTGCTCTCTTTCCCGGAGTGGAGAACACGGAATATATTCAGCGGACCGTTGCCGATCAGTTTTACAGGGCGGATTCGGTCCTGCAGGGAAATTACGATTACTCTTATTTCGATTATGCCCAGATGAAAGGGATGCGCAACAACATACCCTGGCAGCAGGATGCTGCCGGCGGCCACGCCTGGGTGTTGCTTTCAGCCTATCATCAATTCGGGGACGTACGGTACCTGGAAGGTGCCAAAAGTGCAACGGAGGCCTTGTTGGGCCAACAAGAAAGCCGGTTCTACGAAATCCTGCTACCTTTCGGGGCCTACGCTGCTGCACGGCTCAACGCGGAACAGGGAACCAGTTACGACGTCACAAAACTGCTGAACTGGACCTTCGACGGATGCCAGGCAAAGGATGGACGCACGGGCTGGGGAGTCATTGCTGAGCGCTGGGGCGACTATGATGTTCACGGACTTCAGGGCAGTATCACAGATGGCGGAGGGTTTGGTTTCTTTATGAATTCCGTTGCAATGGCCTGGCCACTGGTGCCGATGGTGAAATACGAGCCACAGTATGCAAAGGCCATCGGAAAGTATATGCTGAATGCGGTCAACGCCTCACGCTTGTTCTATCCTGATCAGGTGGATGATGCACATCAATGGCTCCCCGAATTAAAGGATCTCACCCATGGCATCATTGGATACGAAGGCATCCGCAAAACGGATGATTACAATAAGCCCGAACTGAAAGGGATCTCCCCCGTTTCCCTCGGGGATGGACCAAAATGGGTAGCCGGCCAGCCGGAGGAATCCATGTTCAGCCTTTACAGCACAGCCATTGCGGGCGTGTTCGGCGCCATCGTCCATACCACGGATGTGGAAGGGATCCTGGCACTCGATTGCAATGTCACTGACTTTTACGCCCCAAACATATACCCTGTTCATTTGTATTACAATCCGTATCCTGAAACAAAAACGGTCACCTATCCGTCGGCGGATGGTCTGGATCTTTTTGATCTTGTTTCAAAAAAATACCTTGCAAAAAATGCCAGGGGAACTGCGGGCATTGAGATACCATCCGGTGAAGCTGTGCTGGTTGTGGCCCTGCCGGCAGGACTGCGGCTTAAGACAGACGGCACAAAATTAAAGGCCGGTAATATGGTGATAGGATACCATTAAGCAAAGAATAATCTGAAGATCATAAAATTTTTTAAAACAAGCATAATGAAACGACTATTATTTATTGTAGTGATGCTTTCAGCAGCCGGGCTCAGTTATGCCCAGATGGTTGTGGAAGGAACCGTAACGGATGCCAAGACCAATGAAACCCTGATTGGTGTTACGGTAAGCATTAAAGGCACCACATCAGGGACAGTCACCGACCTTGACGGTCATTACCGTCTGGAATCGCCGCAGCTGACCGCTTCATCCGTAATTGTTTATTCTTATATCGGGTACACCACGGTGGAGCACATTCCGGGAACCCGGACGGTCATTGATGTTCCCCTGCAACCTGAGGCCTATGCACTTGACGAACTGGTCGTTGTCGGGTATGGCACCACAAAAAAGAGCAACGTGCTGGGGTCTGTCACCAAGGTAAGCAATACCGAGCTGACCCGGACGCCTGTTGCTACCGTTGATCAGGCGTTGCAGGGAAGGGCCGCAGGGGTGCAGGTCACACAGAACACGGGTGCTCCCGGTGAGGGAGTGGCGGTCAGGATCCGTGGCGCAGGTTCGATCAATTCGAGCAATGATCCCCTTTATATCGTGGATGGAATACCCACGGCCGATGCACTCAATATCCTGGCCCCGGGTGACATTGAAAATATTTCCGTTCTCAAGGATGCTTCGGCGGCTGCCATCTATGGGTCCCGGGCCAACAACGGCGTGATTCTGATAACCACCAAAACAGGATCCAAGGGAAAGACCAGGATTGCCTACCACGGACAGACAGGCTTCCAGCAGGCAACGGGGCTGACAAAAATGGTGAACACATCCGATTACATCACCATTTACAACGAAGCGGCCACCAACGACAATGCCTTTCTGCCGCCGACGCTGCAGCGCCCCCTGATCACTTCCGAAGATGCGGCGCGTTTTGACGACATAGACTATGTAAAGGAATTACTGAGAGCAGCTCCGGTCAACTCCCACGAACTTTCCGTTTCAGGCGGTAATGACCTGACTGATTTCATGATCTCTGTCTCGTTCTTCGACCAGAAAGGGATCATACAAAACACGGGCTACACGCGGGGGACAGCTAAGCTGAATGTGAACACAAAAGCAACGAAATGGCTCACGGTCGGGCTGAGCATGCTTACAGGTCTTTCCGACAACGATATCATTGGAAGCTCAGGCGACGGATATGGTGGCAATGGCGGGAGTGTCGTCAGGTATGCTTTTTTCCGCAATCCGGCTATACCAATACGATTCGATGATGGCACCTATGTTGACCGCCCTGCCGAATACTTCGGAAACCAGATCTACGATTCGTTCCTTGGCGATGGCTACAATCCTATCGGAATGGCCGATTATGTCGAAAACAACCGGAAAGACAACAGTTTTCTGGGCAGGACCTATTTCATTGCACAACTGACCGAAAAACTCAAATTCACGACCAATTTCGGTATTGATTTCCGGAATACGGACTCCCGTCGCTTCGACCGTACATGGGGAACAATGAATCGTATCAACGCTGTAAATAATCTGAGTGTCAGCACAGAACACATAGCAAATTGGACGGTCAACAACCTGCTGGACTATCAGACGACTTTCGGTGAATCGCATACTTTTTCGGCCCTGCTGGGATTTGAAGCGATAAAGAACAAGGGAAATGCGCTTTATGCAAGCGACATGGATTTCCCCATCCAGCAGGAAGAGCTGATCTATATTGGAAATGGCCTCGGAACAAAGCTTGCCAGCCAGAGTGAATATGCATCCACGCTGGCCTCGTTTTTCGGACGAATAAACTATGATTTCAAAGGGAAGTATTACGTGTCGGGGACCCTCCGCCGCGATGGATCGTCAAGGTTTACAGGAGACAACAAGTGGGGAACGTTCTATTCTCTTTCAGCCGGTTGGGTGATGAGCCGGGAAAATTTCCTGAAGGATGTGCCCTGGATCGAGAGCCTTAAGCTGCGTGCCGGTTATGGGGCCATCGGAAACCAGGAGGTTGGACTCTATGCTTATAGCGACAGGATCTCTCCCTATTTCAACTATCCCTTCGGCAGCATCTCCAACAGTGGCTATGCACAGACTGCGCTCGGTAATGAAGATCTGAAGTGGGAAACCAGTTACCAGTACAATGCCGGTTTTGATGCCGAACTCTGGAAAGGAGCACTGGCATTCTCTGCTGATTATTTCTATAAAGTTACGGGCGATATGCTGGTGAGCGCTCCCAATCCACCCTCGGTAGGTTATGCCGAAGCCGCCTGGATCAACAGCGGATCAGTCCTGAACACCGGAGTTGAACTTGAAGTCCTTTACCGCCAGATGAAGAAAGATTGGGGTTATTCAGTCGGTGGTAACGTAGCGTACTTAAAAAACAAAGTGCTTGAACTGGATGCCCCGCTCTTTGGCGGAAGGGTCGAGTCGGGCGTCTATGCCACTAAAACGGAAGAAGGCCAGCCCATTGGCGCTTTCTACCTGCTCGAAATGGAAGGCATCTTCCAGAACGAAACCGATATCTTGCTTTCTGCATTCCAGGGGAACGATATTGAACCCGGCGATGTCAAATTCAAGGATCAGAATAATGACGGACGTATCGACAATAACGACCGTGTGTATATAGGCAGCTCCATCCCCAGGTTCACTACCGGCATTAACCTGGCTGCCAATTATAAAAACTTCGATTTAAGCGTATTCTTACAGGGAGCTTTTGGCAATAAAATCTATGTGCAAATCCATCAGGACATCGAGGGATTCTACAGGGGGTTCACCGTAACCCAGCGCTATTTTGATGAGCGGTGGATAGGTGAAGGCACGTCCGACACCCAGCCCAGGGCTTCGTGGTCGGCCAAGTCGAACAATGCCAGGCCCTCCTCGCGTTTCCTCGAAAATGGCTCCTATATGCGGCTGAAAAACCTTCAGCTTGGCTACACTCTTCCCGAAAATGCTCTGGCAAGGCTGGGCATAACGATGGCAAGATTATATATTTCAGGGACAAACCTGTTGACATTGACCAAATTCCCGGGTCTCGATCCTGAAATGACCGTTAGCGACAACTCCAAAAATGAAGGTGACCGCGCTGCCGGAATTGACTGGGGGACCTACCCTTCGGCAATGACCATTATGTTTGGAATAGATATCACTTTTTAATAATATTCAGCCATGAAAAATAGAATAGTCGATTTCTTCTGCCCAAGCAGGCAAAGAGAACATACAGCCTCCGGGATTTCTTATCTTAAAACCTGCAGATCAGGACTTGCGCTGATGTTGATCGCACTGAGTTCCTGTACCGATTTTCTGACCGAAGACCTCAAAGGGACTTTTTCCACGGATACCTTTTATAAAAATGACAAGCAGGCCATTCAGGCAATCAACGGGGTTTACAATGCCATCACCTTTCTGAATTTCAACAATGCCATATGGGTATTTGGCGATGTTGCCTCCGATGATGCCGTTAAAGGAGGAAATCCGGGCGATCAGGCAGAAATAACCTATATTGATGAGTTCACGGCCGATGCCAACAATGGGATCATCAACAACTACTGGAGTTTTGCTTATGAAGCCATTGCCCGGGCCAACAATGTGATCGCCAGCGTTCCTGCTGTTGAGATGGATGAAGTGCTCCGGAACCGGATTGTCGGTGAAGCAAAATTCCTGAGAGCATACAGCTATTTCAACCTGGTGAACATTTTTGGGAAGGTACCCCTTAAACTGTATCCACAGCTGACCCATGAAACGATCCACGTTCCGCTGAGTGATGAATCCGCCATTTATCAGCAGATTGAGCAGGATCTGACCGATGCTGCCGCCGTTTTGCCGGAATCCTACGGAACATCGGATGCCGGACGCATAACCCGCGGTGCCGTCCTGGCCTTATTTGGAAAGGCAAGCCTGTATCAGCAGAACTGGGCAACGGCTCTCAGCTATTTTCACCAGGTTGAAGCCCTGAGCATCTACGGGTTGTTGCCTGATTATGCTGATAACTTCAAATTGGCCAATGAAAACAGCAAAGAATCCATTTTCGAGGTTCAACACCTGGCAGGTCAGAATCCCGGAACAGGAAGCGCTCTGAACCAATGGCTTGCGCCCGCTGCGGAGGGCGGGTATTATTTTGACGCTCCTACGCAAAGCCTGATCGATGCGTTTGAAAAGAGTGCAACGGGCGAGGTGGATCCGCGGCTTGACGCAACCGTCGGCCGCGATGGCCAGCCCTGGCTGAACGGTGAGATCTTCAGCGCATCCTGGTCCCCTACCGGCTACCTGACCAAAAAGCACCAGCAGCCTCTGGACGAAATACCTTCCTCCCTGAAAGGCGACGGTGACCTTAACTACATTTATCTGAGGTATGCCGATGTATTGCTTATGAAAGCAGAAGCCTTTGCTGAAACCGGCCAGGCCGATTCAGCCAGATCAAACCTGAACAAAGTAAGGCAGCGCGCCCGGGCAAGCTTTCAGGGAACACCTCCGGCTGACCTGCTGACGGATGTCACTACATCTGATCAGAATTTACTGATTACCGCCATCCGCAATGAACGCAGAGTGGAGCTCGGGCAGGAATTTCATCGCTATTTTGATCTGATGCGCTGGGGAAAAGCAGTTGCTGAAGCCGCACTGGGTCCCGACTTTAATTATGAAAGGAACAGGTATTTGCCCATACCCCAGGCGGAAATTGATGCCAATCAGGCAATAAATCCATAAGATATCAATAAATCCATTATATATAATAAATATGTTGTATATTTGTAAAAAATGCAAATCTACCTTACTGAAATGCTGAGGCAATTTATTCACCGAACTGAACGTTCTTTATGAATCTTATGATTTAAATAAATTAAGGGAATGTAACAAGGATATAAATTCGTAGTCTATAAATCAAAAAAAACAGAATGAAAATGAAAAATTTAATGAAATTGTACACGCTGCTGCTTATGGTATTAGTAAGCTCAGCTCTGACTTTTACATCGTGCAATGACGATGAAGACATCGTTGAGGGAGACAAAACCGAACTCAACGCCTTGATCGCGGAGGCCGATGCCATGTCCGCTGCCGCCACCACAGAGGATTACCCTCAGACTGCCATCACACAATTTAATACTACCCTGCAAAACATTAAAACTGCCGCTGCAGAAAAGCTCACCCAGGCTGAGATTGACAACCTGGAAATTCAATTGATTGAAGCCATGGCCACTTTTGATTCTCAGGCCTACGGCTACATTGATGAATCGTTGTACCTGAATGCCGGCTGGCATTTTGACGAAGGAAGCGGAACCACTGCTACGGCCTTTTCACCCGTAAAGCATGTTGCTACCTTTTTCAAAGGAAATACGGTCATCCTTGGCAATGAAGCCATGAATCCCAGCTGGGTCGAAGGCCTGAATGGCGGGAAAGCAATTTATTATAATAAAGGCGCACACCTTGAGGTGCCTTACACCACCAGCTTTTTGCCGGCCAACATTACGATCTCGGTATGGATAAAGCCGGAAGAACTGTATGAACACAATTACGTTGTCTCACAGAACTACTGGCAGGGATATAAATTACAGACCCAGGGAGGCGGAAAACCCTTCTTTACGTACAAGAAAGTGGATGGCAACATCATTGATGCTGATAATGAGACCGATAACTCTATCAAAGCAGGACAGTGGAACCACGTTGTCGTGTCCGTTAACGGTACTACCAAAGAGCTGAAGTTCTATGTTGACGGAACACTTACCAAGACCTGGACAGAAACCGACAAAGGCATTGGCCCCCTCACTCAGACGCTTGCTTCACCGGATCCCCAACCATTCATCATCGGTGGTGTGGCAACGGATGCAGAACTGGCTGCCAATTTCATGGCGTGGACAACGGCAGATAACCTTGGCTATTTCAAGGGTATTATCGATGAACTGAAGATCTACAACATCGCTCTTTCTGATGGCCAGGTCTCAAAACTCTATAACGACGAGAAACCGTAAGCCTTACATACGGTAATTTAAACAGAAGCAGGGAGGCTCAGGAGATCTGCCAGTGGAAGCAGGCTTTTGAGCCTCCTTTATTTTAATAAATGGGCTTTTATAACATACGTACATTTGCCTGAAATATCCATCACCGGTATAAAACGCTCCATCTTTCTGATTTTCCTGACAGCCTTCATCATTGAAATCCCGGCCAAAGGTCAGCAATTGAAGCTTAAGGTAACTGGGGATGAACAGAACGGATTCCATGTTGAGCTGTTTGATCTGAACCGGTTACTGGTCACAAATCCCGGTGAGTTCACCATGCAACTCCACAATACGGACATGAGTGCCACGGCGGAAATCAGGGACTGGAAAGGTACTCAATGGTCAGGGAACGACGAGGAGGTCATTTTGATGGGAGATACTTATCTGCAGGAATTGGATGC contains the following coding sequences:
- a CDS encoding TonB-dependent receptor; translation: MKRLLFIVVMLSAAGLSYAQMVVEGTVTDAKTNETLIGVTVSIKGTTSGTVTDLDGHYRLESPQLTASSVIVYSYIGYTTVEHIPGTRTVIDVPLQPEAYALDELVVVGYGTTKKSNVLGSVTKVSNTELTRTPVATVDQALQGRAAGVQVTQNTGAPGEGVAVRIRGAGSINSSNDPLYIVDGIPTADALNILAPGDIENISVLKDASAAAIYGSRANNGVILITTKTGSKGKTRIAYHGQTGFQQATGLTKMVNTSDYITIYNEAATNDNAFLPPTLQRPLITSEDAARFDDIDYVKELLRAAPVNSHELSVSGGNDLTDFMISVSFFDQKGIIQNTGYTRGTAKLNVNTKATKWLTVGLSMLTGLSDNDIIGSSGDGYGGNGGSVVRYAFFRNPAIPIRFDDGTYVDRPAEYFGNQIYDSFLGDGYNPIGMADYVENNRKDNSFLGRTYFIAQLTEKLKFTTNFGIDFRNTDSRRFDRTWGTMNRINAVNNLSVSTEHIANWTVNNLLDYQTTFGESHTFSALLGFEAIKNKGNALYASDMDFPIQQEELIYIGNGLGTKLASQSEYASTLASFFGRINYDFKGKYYVSGTLRRDGSSRFTGDNKWGTFYSLSAGWVMSRENFLKDVPWIESLKLRAGYGAIGNQEVGLYAYSDRISPYFNYPFGSISNSGYAQTALGNEDLKWETSYQYNAGFDAELWKGALAFSADYFYKVTGDMLVSAPNPPSVGYAEAAWINSGSVLNTGVELEVLYRQMKKDWGYSVGGNVAYLKNKVLELDAPLFGGRVESGVYATKTEEGQPIGAFYLLEMEGIFQNETDILLSAFQGNDIEPGDVKFKDQNNDGRIDNNDRVYIGSSIPRFTTGINLAANYKNFDLSVFLQGAFGNKIYVQIHQDIEGFYRGFTVTQRYFDERWIGEGTSDTQPRASWSAKSNNARPSSRFLENGSYMRLKNLQLGYTLPENALARLGITMARLYISGTNLLTLTKFPGLDPEMTVSDNSKNEGDRAAGIDWGTYPSAMTIMFGIDITF
- a CDS encoding RagB/SusD family nutrient uptake outer membrane protein; translated protein: MKNRIVDFFCPSRQREHTASGISYLKTCRSGLALMLIALSSCTDFLTEDLKGTFSTDTFYKNDKQAIQAINGVYNAITFLNFNNAIWVFGDVASDDAVKGGNPGDQAEITYIDEFTADANNGIINNYWSFAYEAIARANNVIASVPAVEMDEVLRNRIVGEAKFLRAYSYFNLVNIFGKVPLKLYPQLTHETIHVPLSDESAIYQQIEQDLTDAAAVLPESYGTSDAGRITRGAVLALFGKASLYQQNWATALSYFHQVEALSIYGLLPDYADNFKLANENSKESIFEVQHLAGQNPGTGSALNQWLAPAAEGGYYFDAPTQSLIDAFEKSATGEVDPRLDATVGRDGQPWLNGEIFSASWSPTGYLTKKHQQPLDEIPSSLKGDGDLNYIYLRYADVLLMKAEAFAETGQADSARSNLNKVRQRARASFQGTPPADLLTDVTTSDQNLLITAIRNERRVELGQEFHRYFDLMRWGKAVAEAALGPDFNYERNRYLPIPQAEIDANQAINP
- a CDS encoding LamG domain-containing protein, encoding MKNLMKLYTLLLMVLVSSALTFTSCNDDEDIVEGDKTELNALIAEADAMSAAATTEDYPQTAITQFNTTLQNIKTAAAEKLTQAEIDNLEIQLIEAMATFDSQAYGYIDESLYLNAGWHFDEGSGTTATAFSPVKHVATFFKGNTVILGNEAMNPSWVEGLNGGKAIYYNKGAHLEVPYTTSFLPANITISVWIKPEELYEHNYVVSQNYWQGYKLQTQGGGKPFFTYKKVDGNIIDADNETDNSIKAGQWNHVVVSVNGTTKELKFYVDGTLTKTWTETDKGIGPLTQTLASPDPQPFIIGGVATDAELAANFMAWTTADNLGYFKGIIDELKIYNIALSDGQVSKLYNDEKP